One genomic window of Panicum hallii strain FIL2 chromosome 6, PHallii_v3.1, whole genome shotgun sequence includes the following:
- the LOC112896256 gene encoding cytochrome P450 99A2-like, with product MELSAVTLIFLSLLSLPIFVTLLSRKSKNRRPPGPWNLPLIGSLLHFLKSQPHVALRDLGRKYGPVMFLRIGQIDTVVISSPAAAQEVLREKDVKFASRPSLVVSEIFCYGNLDIGFSPYGPYWRTLRKLCTVELLSAKIVRQLAPIRDNETLSLIRKIQAAGQDGEPVNLARLLMTCSNTITGKAAFGQACSSELLEQFLSATDASQKFSVGFTVGDLFPQLRFIDVVSGLRRRMWRARGQLDAVFDKIIARCEAQQGDSLLSVLLRIRDEGALEFPIGTTNIKAIIMDMFTGGTETTASSAEWLMSELMRNPDVMAKAQAEVRRVFDNKRPQDHEGLVDELHYTRMVIKESMRLNTVVPLLVPHLCRETCDVGGFQVTEGTRVIINAWAMARSPEYWHDAEKFRPERFKDGMLDFKGSRFEYLPFGTGRRRCPGDTFGLAVLELVVARLLYYVDWSLPAGMRRDELDMDVYVGATVRRKNPLHLVASPYKVAPMQS from the exons ATGGAGCTAAGTGCAGTAACGCTTATCTTCCTCTCACTCCTCTCCCTGCCAATTTTTGTGACCTTGCTCAGCCGCAAATCCAAGAATCGGCGGCCGCCAGGCCCTTGGAATCTCCCCTTGATTGGAAGCCTCCTCCACTTCCTCAAGTCGCAGCCACATGTCGCTCTCCGGGACCTGGGCAGGAAGTACGGCCCGGTGATGTTCCTCCGGATCGGCCAGATCGACACCGTCGTGATATCCTCGCCAGCGGCGGCGCAGGAAGTGCTCCGGGAGAAGGATGTCAAGTTCGCGTCGCGGCCGAGCCTTGTGGTCTCAGAGATCTTCTGCTACGGGAACCTCGACATCGGCTTCTCGCCGTACGGCCCGTACTGGCGGACGCTGCGCAAGCTCTGCACGGTGGAGCTGCTCAGTGCCAAAATAGTGCGGCAGCTCGCACCCATCAGGGACAACGAGACTCTGTCCCTCATCAGAAAGATCCAAGCCGCTGGGCAGGACGGCGAACCAGTCAACCTCGCCAGGCTGCTCATGACCTGCTCGAACACGATCACAGGGAAGGCGGCATTCGGCCAGGCCTGCAGCAGCGAGCTCCTGGAGCAGTTCCTGTCGGCGACGGATGCCTCGCAGAAGTTCAGCGTGGGCTTCACCGTCGGCGACCTCTTCCCACAGCTGCGTTTCATCGACGTCGTCAGCGGCCTGAGACGCCGGATGTGGCGAGCACGTGGGCAGCTGGATGCCGTCTTCGACAAGATCATAGCTCGATGTGAGGCACAGCAAGGTGATTCCCTTTTGAGCGTCCTCCTCCGGATCAGGGACGAAGGGGCGCTTGAATTCCCCATCGGCACAACAAACATCAAGGCAATTATAATG GACATGTTCACTGGAGGGACGGAGACAACGGCGTCAAGTGCGGAGTGGCTCATGTCAGAGCTCATGAGGAACCCAGATGTAATGGCCAAGGCACAGGCCGAGGTGCGTCGAGTATTCGACAACAAGCGCCCACAAGACCATGAGGGCTTGGTGGACGAGCTACACTACACAAGGATGGTGATCAAGGAGAGCATGAGGCTGAACACGGTGGTGCCATTGCTGGTCCCCCATCTCTGCCGGGAGACTTGCGATGTAGGTGGGTTCCAAGTCACGGAGGGCACCAGGGTCATCATCAACGCGTGGGCTATGGCAAGGAGCCCCGAGTATTGGCATGACGCGGAGAAGTTCAGGCCGGAGAGGTTTAAGGACGGAATGCTTGACTTCAAAGGCTCCCGGTTCGAGTACTTGCCATTCGGGACAGGGAGGAGAAGGTGCCCCGGAGATACCTTTGGGCTGGCTGTGCTGGAGCTCGTTGTCGCGCGCCTTCTCTACTACGTCGACTGGAGCCTCCCGGCCGGAATGCGGCGTGATGAGCTTGACATGGACGTGTACGTTGGTGCGACGGTCAGGAGGAAGAACCCGCTGCACCTAGTGGCGTCACCATATAAGGTGGCTCCCATGCAaagctga